The following are encoded together in the Gemmatimonadota bacterium genome:
- a CDS encoding fructose-bisphosphate aldolase — translation MCPDASATLEAPPERTARPSLDELDLPLGKRVRLHRLLYEYGLGNGTLLVLPIDQGIEHGPVDFLPNPAAQDADFQWRLALEGGYNALACHWGLARKYMRRYAGRVPLILKINGKTEIPSDEEALSSPTATVEEAVALGADAVGYTLYVGSPRQDEDFARLSRVRDACEKWGMPLVVWSYPRGRAIEQKGGRDSLYAVDYAARLAHELGADIIKLNVPKKSDKDAQQPKKYQELEWDYESGVRRVVASAGRSLVLFSGGSKVGDEDLLEKARITMEQGATGLIFGRNMWQRSMPDALDLTQRIRGIMRRFPG, via the coding sequence ATGTGTCCGGATGCCTCGGCCACTCTCGAAGCGCCGCCAGAGCGCACGGCGCGTCCCAGCCTGGACGAGCTGGATCTCCCGCTCGGCAAGCGCGTACGGCTGCACCGCCTGCTGTACGAGTACGGCCTCGGGAACGGCACCTTGCTGGTCCTCCCCATTGACCAGGGGATCGAGCACGGCCCCGTCGACTTCTTGCCCAACCCGGCGGCGCAGGACGCGGACTTCCAGTGGCGCCTGGCGCTGGAGGGCGGCTACAACGCCCTCGCCTGCCATTGGGGTCTGGCGCGCAAGTACATGAGGCGCTACGCCGGCAGGGTGCCGCTCATCCTGAAGATCAACGGCAAGACGGAAATTCCTAGCGACGAGGAAGCCCTTTCCTCGCCCACGGCCACAGTCGAGGAAGCCGTCGCACTGGGCGCGGACGCGGTGGGCTATACCCTCTATGTTGGCTCGCCGCGCCAGGATGAGGACTTCGCCCGGCTCAGCCGCGTGCGGGACGCCTGCGAGAAGTGGGGCATGCCGCTCGTGGTCTGGTCCTACCCGCGGGGCCGGGCCATCGAGCAGAAGGGTGGCCGCGATTCCCTGTACGCCGTGGATTACGCCGCCCGCCTGGCCCATGAACTGGGCGCGGACATCATCAAGCTGAACGTGCCCAAGAAGAGCGACAAGGATGCGCAGCAGCCGAAGAAATACCAGGAGTTGGAGTGGGACTACGAGAGTGGTGTGCGCCGGGTCGTCGCCTCAGCGGGGCGCTCCCTCGTCCTGTTCAGCGGCGGCAGCAAGGTGGGCGACGAGGACCTGCTCGAGAAGGCGCGCATCACGATGGAGCAGGGCGCGACGGGGCTCATTTTTGGCCGCAACATGTGGCAGCGCTCGATGCCGGATGCCCTCGACCTGACGCAGCGCATTCGCGGCATCATGCGCCGCTTCCCGGGCTGA
- a CDS encoding argininosuccinate synthase → MALTVVLAYSGGLDTSIIVPWLRETYGADVVCLAADVGQGEELRGVEARARRQGAAACVVEDLREVFVREAIWPTLRAGAVYARKYLLGTAMARPVVARAQAELALRIGADALAHGCTGKGNDQVRFELTYAAFAPRLRVIAPWREWGIRSREEALEYAAARGIEVAASKEKIYSRDRNLWHLSHEGGPLEDPAFEPPPELLQWIRPLEEVRDRPEYVEIGFESGYPVSVDGEVLECVPLLERLNALGAEHGVGVADVVEDRLVGMKSRGVYETPGGTLLHEAHRDLEQLVLDRRTLALKDELAARYADLVYEGRWWSAEREALDALVSATQRHVTGAVRLKLYKGNAVVVGRRSPYSLYDRALASFGGEGEYNHADAEGFIRLFSLGTRAESRRAMAEAAGPGAEPPAPGAAERVAPAPGDDTEVELAGVPAH, encoded by the coding sequence ATGGCGCTCACCGTGGTGCTGGCATATTCGGGTGGACTGGACACGTCCATCATCGTGCCCTGGCTGCGCGAGACGTACGGGGCGGATGTGGTGTGTCTGGCGGCGGATGTGGGGCAGGGGGAGGAGCTGCGCGGGGTGGAGGCGCGGGCTCGGCGGCAGGGTGCGGCGGCGTGTGTGGTGGAGGATTTGAGGGAGGTGTTTGTGCGGGAGGCGATCTGGCCGACGCTGCGGGCGGGCGCGGTTTACGCGCGCAAGTACTTGTTGGGGACGGCCATGGCGCGTCCGGTGGTAGCGCGGGCGCAGGCGGAGCTCGCCTTGCGCATAGGTGCGGACGCGCTGGCGCACGGCTGCACGGGGAAGGGCAACGACCAGGTTCGTTTCGAACTGACGTACGCGGCGTTTGCGCCGCGGCTGCGCGTGATTGCGCCGTGGCGGGAGTGGGGTATCCGTTCTCGTGAAGAAGCGCTCGAGTACGCGGCGGCGCGGGGGATCGAGGTAGCGGCCTCCAAGGAGAAGATTTACTCGCGGGACCGGAATCTCTGGCACCTCTCGCACGAGGGTGGTCCGCTGGAGGACCCGGCTTTCGAGCCGCCGCCGGAGCTGCTGCAGTGGATCCGGCCGCTGGAGGAGGTGCGGGACCGGCCGGAATACGTCGAGATCGGCTTCGAATCCGGCTACCCGGTGTCGGTGGATGGGGAAGTGCTGGAATGCGTTCCTTTGCTCGAGCGGCTGAACGCCCTGGGTGCGGAGCACGGGGTCGGGGTAGCCGACGTGGTGGAGGACCGGCTGGTCGGCATGAAGTCGCGGGGCGTCTACGAGACGCCGGGCGGCACGCTGCTCCATGAGGCGCACCGGGATCTCGAGCAGCTCGTGCTGGACCGGCGCACCCTGGCCCTGAAGGACGAGCTGGCGGCGCGCTATGCCGATCTGGTGTATGAGGGCCGCTGGTGGTCAGCGGAGCGGGAGGCGTTGGACGCACTGGTGAGCGCAACCCAGCGGCACGTCACGGGCGCCGTGCGGCTCAAGTTGTACAAGGGGAACGCTGTTGTGGTCGGGCGCAGAAGCCCGTATTCGCTGTATGACCGGGCGCTCGCCTCATTTGGCGGGGAAGGGGAGTACAATCACGCGGACGCGGAGGGCTTTATCCGCCTGTTTTCGCTGGGCACGCGTGCAGAGTCGCGGCGCGCCATGGCGGAGGCGGCTGGGCCTGGCGCGGAGCCGCCTGCGCCGGGCGCCGCCGAGCGGGTGGCGCCGGCGCCGGGAGACGACACGGAGGTCGAGTTGGCGGGAGTTCCCGCACATTAG
- the aroF gene encoding 3-deoxy-7-phosphoheptulonate synthase, with amino-acid sequence MIIVTRPGITESELDHIRERIESLGLRTHISRGEQRTIVGCIGDEERLKEVPLLSIPGVEQVLPVLKPYKLAALEFAAGPTLVRVGQAAVGGEELVVIAGPCSVEGREMLRQTALGVRAAGARLLRGGAFKPRTSPYSFRGLGEEGLKILAEVRRETGLPVVTEVMDTRQVERVAQYADMLQVGARNMQNFALLSEVGRLHRPVLLKRGMSATIGDLLLAAEYIMSQGNMNVVLCERGIRTFETATRNTFDVTAIPVLKGETHLPVLADPSHAGGKRGLVAPLAYAAVAAGADGLLVEVHPNPEEALSDGDQSLSLEEFEPMMRVVRELARVVGRRAPAAEVAAA; translated from the coding sequence ATGATCATCGTCACGAGGCCCGGCATCACGGAGAGCGAGCTGGACCATATCCGGGAGCGGATCGAGTCCCTGGGGCTGCGCACACACATCTCGCGCGGCGAGCAGCGTACCATCGTCGGCTGCATCGGGGATGAAGAGCGGCTGAAGGAGGTCCCGCTGCTTTCCATTCCTGGAGTCGAGCAGGTGCTCCCCGTCCTCAAGCCGTACAAGCTTGCGGCCCTCGAATTCGCCGCCGGGCCTACCCTGGTCCGTGTTGGCCAGGCCGCGGTGGGGGGCGAGGAGCTGGTGGTCATTGCGGGCCCCTGCTCAGTGGAGGGGCGCGAGATGCTACGCCAAACGGCGCTGGGCGTGCGGGCGGCCGGGGCCCGGCTGCTGCGAGGCGGCGCCTTCAAGCCGCGGACTTCCCCCTACTCGTTCCGGGGCCTGGGCGAAGAGGGACTCAAGATCCTGGCAGAAGTGCGCCGGGAAACGGGGCTGCCGGTGGTGACCGAAGTCATGGATACGCGTCAGGTCGAGCGCGTGGCCCAGTACGCGGACATGCTGCAGGTGGGCGCGCGCAACATGCAGAATTTCGCACTCCTCTCCGAGGTCGGACGGCTGCACCGGCCCGTGCTGCTGAAGCGGGGTATGTCCGCGACGATTGGCGACCTACTGCTCGCGGCCGAGTACATCATGAGCCAGGGCAACATGAACGTCGTGCTGTGTGAACGCGGCATCCGCACCTTCGAGACGGCGACGCGCAACACCTTCGATGTGACGGCCATCCCCGTGCTCAAGGGCGAGACCCATCTGCCGGTGCTGGCGGACCCGAGCCACGCCGGCGGCAAGCGCGGACTGGTGGCCCCGCTCGCCTACGCGGCCGTGGCCGCCGGTGCCGATGGGCTGCTGGTCGAGGTGCACCCCAATCCGGAGGAGGCTCTCTCGGACGGCGATCAGTCCCTGTCTCTGGAAGAGTTCGAGCCCATGATGCGCGTGGTCCGTGAGCTGGCGCGGGTCGTCGGACGGCGCGCGCCGGCCGCGGAAGTCGCGGCAGCCTAG
- a CDS encoding ribulose-phosphate 3-epimerase → MKMKIAVSVLAADFARLAEAVEQAGAAGADWVHVDVMDGHFVPNLTIGPPVVAALRRVTDLPLDVHLMIESPERLLAAFRDAGADWLTVHAETCPHLHRTVQQIRELGMRPGVAINPATPLAALDEILLCLDLVLLMTVNPGFGGQAFVPSSTAKVARLRQQLEERRLGALELEVDGGIGPDTAPQVVRAGATVLVAGAAIFNTRASVAENLAALRRAAAAVPHGPPVEAAPQRS, encoded by the coding sequence ATGAAGATGAAGATCGCCGTTTCCGTGCTTGCTGCGGATTTCGCCCGGCTAGCCGAGGCCGTCGAGCAGGCCGGCGCGGCGGGCGCGGACTGGGTCCACGTGGATGTCATGGACGGGCATTTCGTGCCTAACCTCACCATCGGCCCGCCCGTCGTCGCGGCGCTGCGTCGCGTGACCGACCTGCCGCTGGACGTGCACCTCATGATCGAGTCGCCTGAGCGGCTGCTCGCGGCGTTCCGCGATGCGGGCGCGGACTGGCTGACCGTGCACGCCGAGACGTGCCCCCATCTGCACCGCACGGTCCAGCAGATCCGCGAGCTGGGCATGCGCCCCGGCGTCGCCATCAACCCCGCCACACCACTGGCCGCGCTCGACGAGATCCTCCTATGCCTGGATCTCGTGCTGCTCATGACCGTCAATCCTGGCTTCGGCGGCCAGGCCTTCGTCCCCAGCAGCACGGCGAAGGTGGCACGGCTGCGGCAGCAGTTGGAAGAGCGGCGGCTCGGCGCGCTGGAGCTCGAAGTCGACGGAGGAATCGGCCCGGACACCGCCCCGCAGGTGGTGCGCGCGGGCGCTACGGTACTGGTGGCCGGCGCCGCTATCTTCAACACCCGCGCCTCCGTGGCCGAGAACCTGGCGGCGCTGCGCCGCGCCGCCGCCGCCGTGCCGCACGGCCCTCCGGTTGAGGCTGCGCCGCAGCGCAGCTAG
- the rnz gene encoding ribonuclease Z — translation MIRVTFLGTAASRPTVGRNVSAVLVNREGELLLFDCGEGTQRQMMRFATGFSVHDIFFTHMHADHFLGVIGLLRTMGLQAREEPITLWAPEGGGQILHDAVHLGVERVPFAIHIQELPPETRLSRNGYDLVAYRSQHGGRSVGYALIEHQRLGRFHPERARELGVPEGPLFGKLHKGEPVVVDGRLVRPEDVVGPARSGRRIVYTGDTRPCRGTIESARSADLLIHDATFGDDEADRARATGHSTAREAAQVARRARARRLALTHLSSRYAEDPRGLEREARDIFPAAVVAYDGLQIEVPFTSEES, via the coding sequence ATGATCCGCGTAACCTTCCTGGGCACCGCCGCCAGCCGCCCTACGGTCGGCCGGAACGTGAGCGCCGTGCTCGTGAACCGGGAGGGCGAACTCCTGCTCTTCGATTGCGGCGAGGGCACGCAGCGGCAGATGATGCGCTTCGCCACGGGATTCTCCGTCCACGATATCTTCTTCACCCACATGCACGCCGACCACTTCCTGGGCGTCATCGGCTTGCTTCGTACCATGGGCCTGCAGGCACGGGAGGAGCCCATCACGCTTTGGGCGCCCGAGGGCGGCGGGCAGATCCTGCACGACGCCGTCCACCTGGGCGTCGAACGCGTGCCCTTTGCCATCCACATCCAGGAGCTGCCGCCGGAGACCCGGCTCTCCCGCAATGGTTACGACCTGGTGGCCTACCGCTCCCAGCACGGCGGGCGCTCGGTGGGTTACGCCTTGATCGAGCACCAGCGGCTCGGCCGGTTCCATCCCGAGCGCGCCCGCGAGCTGGGCGTGCCGGAAGGCCCGCTCTTCGGCAAGCTGCACAAGGGCGAGCCCGTTGTCGTGGACGGACGGCTGGTGCGCCCCGAAGACGTGGTGGGACCGGCCCGCTCTGGCCGCCGCATCGTCTACACTGGCGACACGCGCCCCTGCCGGGGCACCATCGAATCCGCACGCTCGGCCGACCTGCTCATCCACGACGCCACCTTCGGCGATGACGAGGCGGATCGCGCCCGCGCCACCGGGCACTCGACGGCCCGCGAAGCGGCACAGGTCGCCCGCCGCGCCCGCGCGCGGCGCCTCGCGCTCACGCACCTCTCTTCCCGCTACGCAGAGGATCCACGCGGCCTCGAGCGCGAGGCACGCGACA
- a CDS encoding transketolase family protein, with product MKGLYPGLTFGKATRDAYGEALRELGQEHPEIVVLDADLAKSTKSAYFGEEFPDRFLNVGIQEANMVGMAGGLASCGKVPFISSFACFVILKGFDQLRMAVAYPHLNVKVAGSHGGISPGEDGASQQSVEDVALACSLPGFVVCVPSDEHQMRAAVKAAYRHYGPVYLRLGRPKAPLIYTAEPSDFQFGRAVRLRDGGDATVVANGLMVGAALVASEQLRAEGMGVRVLDMATVKPLDEEELRRAAEETGGIVVAEEHLLHGGLGARVAQAVGSLCPVPMEFVGLDDTYAESGDPEALFRKYGLTADHVVAALRRVLSRRTWGASQANSLSI from the coding sequence GTGAAAGGCCTGTATCCCGGGCTGACCTTCGGCAAGGCTACCCGCGACGCGTACGGCGAGGCACTGCGCGAGCTGGGCCAGGAACACCCGGAAATCGTGGTGCTGGACGCCGACCTGGCCAAAAGCACGAAGAGCGCCTACTTCGGCGAGGAGTTCCCTGACCGCTTCCTGAACGTTGGGATCCAGGAGGCCAACATGGTCGGGATGGCCGGCGGCCTCGCCAGTTGCGGCAAGGTCCCCTTCATTTCCAGCTTCGCCTGTTTCGTCATTCTCAAGGGATTCGACCAGTTGCGCATGGCCGTGGCCTACCCGCACCTCAACGTGAAAGTCGCGGGCAGTCACGGCGGCATCTCGCCGGGCGAGGACGGTGCCAGCCAGCAGTCGGTGGAAGACGTGGCCCTGGCCTGCAGCCTGCCTGGCTTTGTGGTCTGCGTGCCCTCTGACGAGCACCAGATGCGCGCGGCAGTAAAGGCGGCGTACCGCCACTACGGGCCTGTCTACCTGCGCCTGGGGCGCCCCAAAGCGCCTCTGATTTACACCGCTGAGCCGTCCGACTTTCAATTTGGCCGCGCCGTCCGCCTGCGCGACGGAGGCGATGCTACCGTGGTGGCCAACGGGCTCATGGTGGGCGCCGCGCTGGTGGCCTCCGAGCAGTTGCGCGCCGAGGGCATGGGGGTGCGGGTGCTGGATATGGCAACCGTCAAGCCGCTGGACGAGGAAGAGCTCCGCCGGGCTGCAGAGGAGACGGGGGGCATCGTGGTGGCCGAGGAACACCTGCTGCATGGCGGCCTGGGCGCGCGAGTGGCGCAGGCCGTCGGCTCCCTCTGTCCCGTGCCCATGGAGTTCGTCGGCCTGGACGATACCTACGCCGAGAGCGGCGACCCCGAAGCCCTGTTCCGCAAGTACGGCCTCACTGCGGATCACGTAGTCGCCGCGCTGCGGCGCGTGCTCTCCCGGCGGACCTGGGGCGCGAGCCAGGCCAACTCCCTTTCCATCTGA
- the rpiA gene encoding ribose-5-phosphate isomerase RpiA gives MAAMRAVDLVEEGMVLGLGTGSTARHVLEVIAERRARGELQHIAGVATSRGTEWYARELGIPLVTLEQEPRLDLTLDGADEIDPQLDLIKGLGGALLWEKLVAAVSDRVAIVADQSKLVKRLGERVPLPVEVIPFGWTTHLTYLDMLGAQPTLRTDANGSPYLTDGGHYLLDCRFAGGLADPERIEFELVQRVGIVATGLFLGVADAVVVAGPDGVRVLHGERGRAAGGRQAGGAAETP, from the coding sequence ATGGCCGCCATGCGGGCGGTCGATCTGGTCGAGGAGGGCATGGTGCTCGGCCTGGGCACGGGCTCGACTGCCCGGCACGTCCTGGAAGTCATCGCAGAGCGACGCGCCAGGGGAGAGCTGCAGCACATTGCGGGTGTCGCTACCTCCCGCGGCACCGAGTGGTACGCCCGCGAGCTGGGCATTCCCCTGGTCACCCTCGAGCAGGAGCCGCGCCTCGACCTGACCCTGGATGGCGCGGACGAGATCGATCCTCAGCTCGACCTCATCAAGGGGCTGGGAGGCGCACTGCTCTGGGAAAAACTGGTGGCGGCGGTCTCCGACCGAGTCGCCATCGTGGCCGATCAAAGCAAGCTGGTGAAGCGGCTGGGCGAGCGCGTGCCGCTTCCCGTCGAGGTCATCCCCTTCGGGTGGACCACTCACCTCACCTACCTGGACATGCTCGGCGCACAGCCCACACTGCGCACGGACGCGAATGGCAGCCCATACCTCACGGACGGCGGGCATTACCTGCTGGATTGCCGCTTCGCCGGCGGACTAGCGGACCCCGAACGGATCGAATTCGAGCTCGTGCAGCGCGTGGGTATCGTCGCCACCGGGCTCTTCCTGGGCGTGGCTGACGCCGTGGTCGTGGCCGGCCCCGACGGCGTTCGCGTGCTGCATGGCGAGCGCGGCCGCGCGGCGGGCGGCAGGCAGGCCGGGGGTGCGGCCGAGACGCCATGA
- a CDS encoding transketolase yields the protein MARALADGTRSAAQIHALRERATTIRRHIVEMLAEAGSGHPGGSLSAVEIVTALFFGGVLRYDPARPDWPDRDRFILSKGHGVPVLYAALAEAGFFPVAELRTLRKINSRLQGHPALGTAPGIEASTGALGQGLSIGLGMALAARMDRRDYRVFVLLGDGECQEGQVWEAALAIGFQRPANLVAIVDYNKYQLDGAVASILDLHPLAAKWRAMRWQVQEIDGHDLRQVLHALEWAAGVGAPACIIAHTVKGKGVSFMEGENAYHGVAPTEEELAKALAELNGALARAELSIEREAAEDQEAGR from the coding sequence ATGGCTCGAGCGTTGGCGGACGGGACCCGGAGTGCCGCGCAGATCCACGCCTTGAGGGAGCGCGCCACGACGATCCGGCGCCACATCGTGGAAATGCTGGCCGAGGCGGGGAGCGGCCACCCGGGTGGTTCGCTTTCCGCCGTCGAGATCGTCACCGCCCTCTTTTTCGGGGGCGTGCTGCGCTACGACCCTGCCCGGCCCGACTGGCCGGACCGGGACCGCTTCATCCTCTCCAAGGGTCACGGTGTGCCGGTGCTGTACGCGGCGCTGGCCGAGGCCGGCTTCTTCCCCGTCGCGGAGCTGCGCACGCTGCGCAAGATCAACAGCCGCCTGCAGGGCCATCCCGCCCTGGGCACGGCGCCCGGCATCGAAGCGTCTACGGGCGCGCTCGGCCAGGGCCTGTCCATCGGCCTGGGCATGGCGCTCGCCGCCCGTATGGACCGGCGCGACTACCGCGTCTTCGTCCTCCTCGGTGATGGCGAGTGTCAGGAGGGGCAGGTCTGGGAGGCGGCGCTGGCGATCGGGTTCCAACGCCCAGCCAACCTCGTGGCCATCGTCGACTACAACAAATACCAACTGGATGGGGCCGTGGCGAGCATCCTGGACCTGCACCCGCTGGCGGCCAAGTGGCGCGCCATGCGCTGGCAGGTGCAGGAGATCGATGGCCATGACCTGCGCCAGGTGCTGCACGCGCTCGAGTGGGCTGCGGGCGTGGGCGCGCCCGCCTGCATCATTGCCCACACGGTCAAGGGCAAGGGCGTCAGCTTCATGGAGGGTGAGAACGCGTATCACGGCGTTGCGCCCACTGAGGAGGAACTGGCCAAGGCGCTGGCGGAGCTGAACGGCGCATTGGCGCGCGCGGAGCTCTCCATCGAGCGCGAGGCGGCTGAGGACCAGGAGGCCGGGCGGTGA
- the argR gene encoding arginine repressor: protein MDKRERHDAILDLLRRRRISSQEHLRQLLLERGFEVTQATLSRDIRELRLVKVPDAQGHAYYTLPPDQWEQTPPLQRLLRTLFVGSEGTGNLLVVKTLTGGAQPIAVALDWEEWPEIVGTIAGDDTILLILRNRKQLPTIQHRLESLAGLHHQG from the coding sequence ATGGATAAACGAGAAAGACACGACGCCATCCTCGACCTCCTCCGCCGCCGCCGCATCTCCAGCCAGGAGCACCTCCGACAACTCCTCCTCGAGCGCGGCTTCGAGGTCACCCAGGCAACCCTCTCCCGCGACATCCGTGAACTCCGCCTCGTCAAGGTGCCCGACGCCCAGGGCCACGCCTACTACACACTGCCGCCCGACCAGTGGGAGCAGACCCCGCCCCTGCAACGGCTCCTGCGCACCCTCTTCGTCGGCAGCGAAGGCACCGGCAACCTCCTCGTCGTCAAGACCCTGACCGGCGGCGCCCAACCCATCGCCGTCGCACTCGACTGGGAAGAATGGCCCGAAATCGTCGGCACCATCGCCGGCGACGACACCATCCTCCTCATCCTGCGTAACCGCAAGCAGCTCCCCACCATCCAGCACCGCCTCGAATCCCTCGCCGGCCTGCACCACCAGGGTTGA
- the argH gene encoding argininosuccinate lyase: MSGFGDEHGLWGGRFAVPLSPLLHELNRSLPVDGRLWAEDVEASQAWAQALVGAGVLTAQEAEALSAGLERVSQKLEAGAAVSAADEDIHTLVERLLYEEVGEVAGKLHAGRSRNDQVATDSRLWALRAGTRLDGGLRGLQSALVEQAAAALDFLIPAYTHLRRAQPMRLAHWLLSHFWALQRDRERLADALERVSVLPLGSAASSGSGFPVDRELLRRLLGFRAVSANSLDAVGDRDWVAELVFTAALAAAHLSRLAEDLILFSAEEFGFVRLPEAYTTGSSLMPQKRNPDGLELARAKAARLAGDVVAALALLKGLPSGYQKDLQEDKVLLFGAFDTLASVLPVTRETVAGLQWDEPALRLAASDDFLMATDLADELVRRGVPFRAAHAAVGRLVRQAEEAGVRLHQLPPAAWADAHPAFTSPPLEQLDPETSAEARSLPGGTARPAILAQLAAARAALG, encoded by the coding sequence ATTAGTGGTTTCGGCGACGAGCACGGGCTTTGGGGAGGCCGCTTTGCGGTGCCCCTCTCACCGCTCCTCCATGAATTGAATCGCAGCTTGCCCGTGGACGGGCGGCTCTGGGCGGAGGACGTCGAGGCCAGCCAGGCCTGGGCGCAGGCGCTGGTGGGGGCTGGCGTCCTGACGGCCCAGGAGGCGGAGGCGCTGTCCGCCGGGCTGGAGCGGGTCTCCCAAAAGCTGGAGGCCGGGGCAGCCGTCTCCGCTGCAGACGAAGACATTCACACACTGGTCGAGCGACTGCTGTACGAGGAGGTGGGGGAGGTGGCGGGGAAGTTGCACGCGGGTCGCTCGCGCAACGACCAGGTTGCCACGGATTCCCGCCTGTGGGCGCTTCGCGCAGGTACCCGGCTCGATGGTGGGTTACGTGGCCTGCAGTCGGCCCTTGTCGAGCAGGCCGCAGCAGCCCTGGACTTTTTGATACCTGCCTACACGCACCTGCGTCGCGCGCAGCCGATGCGGCTAGCGCACTGGCTGCTTTCGCATTTTTGGGCGCTCCAGCGCGACCGCGAGCGGCTGGCAGACGCGCTCGAGCGCGTCTCCGTGCTGCCGCTCGGTTCGGCGGCGTCCAGCGGGTCTGGCTTCCCGGTGGACCGCGAGCTGCTCAGGCGGCTCCTCGGTTTTCGCGCCGTTTCCGCCAACTCGCTCGATGCCGTGGGCGACCGCGACTGGGTCGCCGAGCTCGTCTTCACGGCCGCGTTGGCCGCCGCTCACCTGTCGCGGCTGGCCGAGGACCTGATCCTGTTCTCCGCTGAGGAGTTCGGCTTCGTTCGCCTGCCCGAGGCGTACACCACGGGTTCCAGCCTCATGCCGCAGAAGCGGAATCCTGACGGGCTCGAGCTGGCCCGCGCCAAAGCCGCACGTCTCGCGGGCGATGTCGTCGCGGCACTCGCGCTGCTGAAGGGCCTGCCCTCGGGGTATCAGAAGGACCTGCAGGAGGACAAAGTCCTGCTTTTCGGCGCCTTCGACACCCTGGCCAGCGTGCTGCCGGTAACCCGCGAGACCGTCGCCGGCCTGCAGTGGGACGAACCAGCCTTGCGCCTCGCCGCCTCCGACGATTTCCTGATGGCCACGGACCTGGCCGACGAGCTGGTGCGCCGCGGCGTCCCCTTCCGCGCCGCCCACGCCGCGGTCGGCCGGCTGGTCCGCCAGGCGGAAGAGGCGGGCGTCCGGTTGCACCAGTTGCCGCCCGCCGCGTGGGCCGATGCGCACCCCGCATTCACGAGCCCGCCTCTCGAACAGCTCGACCCGGAGACCTCCGCTGAAGCGCGGAGCCTGCCCGGCGGCACCGCGCGCCCGGCTATTCTGGCGCAACTCGCAGCCGCCCGCGCCGCCCTCGGATAG